From one Streptomyces sp. SCSIO 30461 genomic stretch:
- a CDS encoding GMC family oxidoreductase — protein MNAFPHVARHVAPRADHYDVIVIGTGAGGGTLAHRLAPSGKRVLMLERGDYLPRERDNWDSTAVFVKGKYRAPEFWYDRDGRTFPPEVNYYVGGNTKFYGAALFRLRPEDFGELRHHGGISPAWPIRYADLEPYYTQAEHLYLVHGRHGEDPTEGAASKQYAYPPVEHEPRIQQLSDDLEKCGLHPFHLPIGVNLLQDEHGLATHSSVCIRCDRVDGFPCLVRGKSDAQVICVEPALEHPNVELVTHAHVTRLETDPTGRSVSNVVATLGDGSTARLSADVVVVSCGAVNSAVLLLASADDNHPGGLANSSDTVGRHYMRHNNMALMAVSKEPNDTRFQKTLALHDWYLGADDWDYPLGGMQMLGKSDAEQIHGEAPRWAGAVSPDMPFEVLAHHAVDFWLCGEDLPAPDNRVTLDRDGGIHLALDEKNNIEGLNRLRHKLRGMLSHLGMHEDHLLPHSIYLYKGMPIGATAHQAGTVRFGRDPADSALDTNCKAHDLDNLYVVDTSFFPSIGAVNPSLTAMANALRVGDHIIERLRG, from the coding sequence ATGAACGCCTTCCCCCATGTTGCCCGACACGTCGCCCCCCGCGCCGACCACTACGACGTCATCGTCATCGGCACCGGAGCGGGCGGTGGCACCCTGGCCCACCGTCTCGCGCCCTCCGGGAAGCGCGTACTGATGCTGGAGCGCGGTGACTACCTGCCACGGGAGCGCGACAACTGGGACTCTACGGCCGTCTTCGTCAAGGGCAAGTACCGCGCTCCCGAGTTCTGGTACGACAGGGATGGCCGGACGTTCCCACCCGAGGTCAACTACTACGTCGGCGGCAACACCAAGTTCTACGGCGCCGCACTGTTCCGGCTGCGCCCCGAGGACTTCGGCGAGCTGCGCCACCACGGCGGCATCTCCCCGGCCTGGCCGATCCGCTACGCGGACCTGGAGCCGTACTACACCCAGGCGGAGCACCTCTACCTGGTCCACGGCAGGCACGGCGAGGACCCGACGGAGGGCGCGGCGAGCAAGCAGTACGCATATCCGCCCGTCGAACACGAGCCCCGTATCCAGCAGTTGAGCGACGACCTGGAGAAGTGCGGACTGCACCCCTTCCATCTGCCGATCGGCGTCAACCTGCTCCAGGACGAGCACGGCCTGGCCACCCACTCCAGCGTGTGCATCCGCTGCGACAGGGTCGACGGCTTCCCCTGCCTGGTACGCGGCAAATCCGACGCACAGGTGATCTGTGTGGAACCGGCCCTGGAACACCCCAATGTCGAACTGGTCACCCATGCCCATGTGACGCGCCTGGAGACAGACCCGACCGGGCGCAGTGTCTCCAACGTGGTCGCCACCCTCGGTGACGGCTCGACCGCGCGGCTGTCCGCCGACGTCGTCGTGGTCTCCTGCGGCGCGGTCAACTCGGCCGTACTGCTGCTCGCCTCCGCCGACGACAACCACCCGGGTGGCCTTGCCAACAGCTCGGACACCGTGGGCCGCCACTACATGCGGCACAACAACATGGCGCTGATGGCGGTGTCCAAGGAACCCAACGACACCCGGTTCCAGAAGACCCTGGCCCTGCACGACTGGTACCTGGGCGCCGACGACTGGGACTATCCGCTCGGCGGTATGCAGATGCTCGGCAAGTCCGACGCCGAACAGATCCACGGCGAGGCACCCCGCTGGGCCGGCGCGGTGTCGCCGGACATGCCCTTCGAGGTGCTGGCCCACCACGCCGTCGACTTCTGGCTGTGCGGTGAGGACCTGCCGGCCCCGGACAACCGGGTCACCCTGGACCGGGACGGCGGGATCCACCTGGCGTTGGACGAGAAGAACAACATCGAGGGCCTGAATCGGCTGCGGCACAAACTTCGGGGCATGCTGAGCCACCTCGGCATGCACGAAGACCATCTGCTGCCGCACAGCATCTACCTGTACAAGGGCATGCCCATCGGCGCGACCGCCCATCAGGCCGGCACGGTGCGTTTCGGCCGTGATCCCGCCGACTCCGCCCTGGACACCAACTGCAAGGCACACGACCTGGACAACCTCTACGTCGTGGACACGAGCTTCTTCCCGAGCATCGGCGCCGTCAACCCGTCCCTGACGGCCATGGCCAATGCCCTCCGGGTCGGTGACCACATCATCGAGCGCCTGCGCGGTTGA
- a CDS encoding SDR family oxidoreductase, producing the protein MDSHASAGPQTVAPLLKGQKALVTGANSGIGKATALALGRAGADVVVNYVAGREAAEEVVAQITAQGSRAAAYEADVSREDQVTAMVDRMVEEFGTIDILVANAGLQRDAAFTEMTLAQWQKVIDVNLTGQFLCAREATKEFLRRGVVPEVSRSAGKIICMSSVHQIIPWAGHVNYASSKGGVLMMMETLAQELASKKIRVNAVAPGAIRTPINTDAWDTPAAEQDLLKLIPYGRVGEPEDIAHAAVALASDLLDYVVGATLYVDGGMTLFPGFATGG; encoded by the coding sequence GTGGATTCCCATGCCAGTGCGGGACCGCAGACGGTCGCACCTCTGCTGAAAGGGCAGAAGGCGCTGGTCACCGGAGCGAACTCGGGCATCGGCAAGGCCACCGCCCTTGCCCTGGGACGTGCGGGCGCCGATGTGGTCGTGAACTATGTGGCGGGTCGGGAAGCGGCCGAAGAGGTGGTCGCCCAGATCACTGCGCAGGGCTCGCGCGCCGCCGCCTACGAGGCCGACGTCTCCCGGGAGGACCAGGTCACGGCCATGGTGGACCGGATGGTCGAGGAGTTCGGCACCATCGACATCCTGGTCGCCAATGCCGGACTCCAGCGCGACGCCGCCTTCACCGAGATGACGCTCGCGCAGTGGCAGAAGGTGATCGACGTCAATCTGACCGGTCAGTTCCTGTGCGCGCGTGAGGCCACCAAGGAGTTCCTGCGGCGCGGAGTGGTGCCCGAGGTTTCACGTTCCGCCGGGAAGATCATCTGCATGAGCTCGGTGCACCAGATCATCCCCTGGGCAGGGCACGTCAACTACGCCTCGTCCAAGGGTGGCGTGCTGATGATGATGGAGACCCTGGCCCAGGAGCTGGCATCGAAGAAGATCCGGGTCAACGCGGTCGCCCCCGGCGCGATCAGGACACCGATCAACACCGACGCCTGGGACACCCCCGCGGCCGAGCAGGACCTGTTGAAGCTCATCCCGTACGGACGGGTCGGCGAACCAGAGGATATCGCTCACGCGGCCGTCGCCCTCGCATCCGACCTCCTGGACTACGTGGTGGGCGCCACTCTCTACGTGGACGGGGGCATGACCCTCTTCCCCGGATTCGCCACGGGCGGATGA
- a CDS encoding cytochrome ubiquinol oxidase subunit I, producing the protein MHHAVHLLADARLLADAPAQLLPARELMAFTLASHIILVPMGVAFPLITLIMHYRGLRTGDAVALLLARRWSAVMAIQFAVGVVTGTVLSFEFGLLWPGLMGRWGDVFGIGFGVEAWAFFLEAVLIAIYLYGWRRLPARTHFLLGLPLPLTALLGAFGIIAANSWMNTPQGFTLDAEGNPVDVDVWEAIFTPMFGPQYWHFVVAMLVTAGYVVAGVYAVGWLRGRRDRYHRLGFTVPFTVAALFTPVQFVLGDAIARAVFQKQPVKFAAMEIVWETDTHVPEYIFGRLHPDGTVSGGIKIPQLDSILAGFSPDTKVTGLSSVPVSDRPNATQATIVHWAFDLMVVIGSLLLLLALWYAWIWYRKRRLPASRWFYRGAACAGVASVVAVECGWVATEVGRQPWIVYQNMRVAEAVTATRSTNLWIMFGLVIVVYVFIFGSFLALLLAMRTRWRQADAGATGPPLPDRERPEDFTPYGPRPEARSHEATAGRGAGPGAGADSGRGGTP; encoded by the coding sequence ATGCATCACGCGGTCCACCTGCTGGCGGACGCCCGGCTGCTGGCCGACGCGCCCGCGCAACTGCTCCCCGCCAGGGAGCTGATGGCGTTCACCCTGGCCTCCCACATCATCCTGGTGCCGATGGGGGTCGCGTTTCCCCTGATCACACTGATCATGCACTACCGGGGGCTGCGCACCGGCGACGCCGTCGCGCTGCTGCTCGCCCGTCGCTGGTCGGCCGTGATGGCCATCCAGTTCGCCGTCGGCGTGGTCACCGGGACCGTGCTGTCCTTCGAGTTCGGGCTGCTCTGGCCCGGGCTGATGGGCCGTTGGGGCGATGTCTTCGGCATCGGATTCGGCGTGGAGGCCTGGGCGTTCTTCCTCGAAGCAGTCCTCATCGCCATCTACCTGTACGGCTGGCGGCGGCTGCCCGCCCGCACCCACTTCCTGCTCGGTCTGCCACTGCCGCTGACCGCACTGCTCGGGGCGTTCGGCATCATCGCGGCCAACTCATGGATGAACACCCCCCAGGGCTTCACACTCGACGCCGAGGGCAACCCGGTCGACGTCGATGTCTGGGAGGCCATCTTCACCCCCATGTTCGGGCCCCAGTACTGGCACTTCGTGGTGGCGATGCTTGTCACCGCCGGCTATGTCGTCGCCGGTGTGTACGCCGTCGGCTGGCTACGCGGGCGCAGGGACCGCTACCACCGCCTGGGCTTCACCGTGCCCTTCACGGTCGCCGCGCTGTTCACCCCCGTGCAGTTCGTGCTCGGCGACGCCATCGCCCGCGCGGTGTTCCAGAAGCAGCCGGTGAAGTTCGCCGCCATGGAGATCGTCTGGGAGACGGACACCCATGTGCCGGAGTACATTTTCGGTCGGCTGCACCCCGACGGCACGGTCTCGGGGGGCATCAAGATCCCCCAACTCGACTCCATCCTCGCCGGGTTCAGCCCCGACACCAAGGTCACCGGCCTGTCGTCGGTCCCGGTGTCCGACCGGCCCAACGCCACCCAGGCCACCATCGTCCACTGGGCGTTCGACCTCATGGTGGTCATCGGTTCGCTGCTTCTCCTGCTGGCCCTCTGGTATGCCTGGATCTGGTACCGCAAGCGGCGGCTGCCTGCCTCGCGTTGGTTCTACCGCGGTGCGGCGTGCGCCGGGGTCGCCTCCGTCGTCGCGGTCGAGTGCGGCTGGGTCGCCACCGAGGTGGGCCGGCAGCCCTGGATCGTCTACCAGAACATGAGAGTGGCCGAAGCGGTCACCGCGACCAGGTCCACCAACCTCTGGATCATGTTCGGTCTGGTGATCGTCGTGTACGTCTTCATCTTCGGCTCGTTCCTTGCCCTGCTGCTCGCGATGCGCACTCGCTGGCGCCAGGCGGACGCGGGAGCGACAGGACCGCCGCTACCGGATCGTGAGCGGCCCGAGGACTTCACCCCCTACGGCCCCCGTCCCGAAGCGCGCTCCCATGAGGCCACGGCAGGACGCGGTGCCGGTCCGGGCGCCGGCGCCGACTCAGGACGAGGCGGCACCCCATGA
- a CDS encoding cytochrome d ubiquinol oxidase subunit II yields the protein MTIADLIAAALLLAVAAYACAGGTDYGAGFWDLVAGGAERGKRPRSLIDHAMAPVWEVNNVWLIFILVIMWTGFPVLFQTVFSAMWLPLALAAVGLVLRGAGFALRKPVRRLSRRRLYGAVFAISSLLTPFFLGAAVGGIASGRVAPGTEASADAWSNPTSVFFGLLTIAATAFLGAVFLLSDAKRFDEPGLMGYFRLRACGSLAVVVLLGVAAFAVTRNDAPHVWHGLTHGAGLVFVVLAAACAVATAVELARGATRWTRPAAVGVVASGVIAWGLAQRPYLIPTSLTVRDAAGDPTTMVWLAFVTLVAVLLVCPAVVLLYWLDTHGELESLSDKDLRQGGAGSSADGV from the coding sequence ATGACGATCGCCGACCTCATCGCCGCCGCGCTGCTGCTCGCGGTCGCCGCCTACGCCTGCGCGGGCGGAACCGACTACGGCGCCGGATTCTGGGACCTGGTCGCCGGGGGAGCGGAGCGTGGCAAACGGCCCCGTTCGCTGATCGACCACGCCATGGCCCCTGTCTGGGAAGTCAACAACGTTTGGCTGATCTTCATCCTGGTCATCATGTGGACCGGATTCCCGGTGCTGTTCCAGACCGTGTTCTCGGCGATGTGGCTGCCGCTGGCGCTCGCCGCCGTCGGACTCGTACTGCGCGGCGCAGGATTCGCCCTGCGCAAGCCCGTGCGCCGGCTGTCCCGGCGGCGCCTGTACGGGGCGGTTTTCGCGATCTCCTCGCTCCTCACCCCGTTCTTCCTCGGCGCGGCCGTCGGCGGCATCGCCTCGGGGCGGGTGGCACCGGGCACCGAGGCATCCGCCGACGCCTGGTCCAACCCCACCTCCGTGTTCTTCGGGCTGCTCACCATCGCCGCCACCGCTTTCCTGGGCGCGGTGTTCCTGCTTTCGGACGCGAAGCGCTTCGACGAACCCGGGCTGATGGGCTACTTCAGACTCAGGGCCTGCGGCAGCCTGGCCGTCGTGGTGCTGCTCGGGGTGGCCGCGTTCGCCGTCACCCGCAATGACGCACCGCATGTCTGGCATGGCCTCACCCACGGCGCGGGCCTGGTCTTCGTGGTGCTCGCCGCGGCGTGCGCGGTCGCCACCGCCGTGGAACTGGCGCGGGGCGCCACCCGCTGGACCCGTCCGGCGGCGGTCGGTGTGGTCGCGTCGGGCGTCATCGCCTGGGGACTCGCCCAGCGCCCCTATCTGATTCCCACCTCACTGACCGTACGGGATGCGGCCGGTGACCCCACCACCATGGTCTGGCTTGCCTTCGTCACCCTTGTCGCCGTGCTTCTGGTCTGTCCCGCCGTCGTCCTGCTGTACTGGCTGGACACCCATGGCGAGCTGGAATCGCTCAGCGACAAGGACCTACGGCAGGGCGGAGCCGGGAGCTCCGCCGACGGGGTCTGA
- a CDS encoding cation:proton antiporter, whose protein sequence is MSPDEFLLGIALTVVLAAGCQIVAKRLRIPALILLLPAGFTAGALTDVVHPDRLAPQQFPSIVSLSVAVILYDAGLGLEMRHLKGRTRSVVIRLLVLGVLITWAAVLAVGPALFGVPAAVALMLGVILVVSGPTVVGPLLEYVRPSERVRRVLVWEGTLVDPVGGILGALVFHSILVGGFRVGRGFHIGEFFLSTLVGLVGGAVGAALLWFALGTLRLGETLGTLVQLAVVVGVSAVCDVLRDDTGLIAAIVAGLAVANLRGLDMPARRPFFETLVQLIIGLLFISISASVTPASVRPVLLPALCLVALLVLVVRPLVAFLSTSRVGLAGGERAFIGWMAPRGIVAASTASAFAGSLDEAGLHGSDVILPVTFLVIVGTVLVYAFTAVPVAGRLGVSRSARTRPLLVGGESWAVALGSCLRSAGLDVLMWAGPEEQRERIRSAGLALAAGELLATATAPGSRLEGISAVFLLTDDDDFNALVSVLVQDSVEETVHRVGPPDDSTGAVAPYTDRDVLFGPRLMRRTVAERYERGGRFVLAGPGGEVPADHDLLFVVRANGRLDPATATHPVRPGPFDRTVLLSPGP, encoded by the coding sequence CTGAGCCCCGACGAGTTCCTGCTCGGAATCGCACTGACCGTGGTGCTCGCCGCCGGCTGCCAGATCGTGGCGAAGCGGCTCCGTATCCCGGCGCTCATCCTGCTGCTCCCGGCCGGGTTCACGGCGGGAGCGCTCACCGACGTCGTCCATCCCGACCGACTGGCCCCGCAGCAATTCCCGTCCATCGTCTCGCTGTCGGTCGCGGTGATCCTCTACGACGCCGGCCTCGGGCTGGAGATGCGCCATCTGAAGGGCCGCACCCGCTCGGTGGTGATCCGGCTGCTGGTGCTCGGGGTGCTGATCACCTGGGCGGCGGTGCTGGCGGTGGGCCCGGCGCTGTTCGGTGTCCCGGCGGCCGTCGCCCTGATGCTCGGCGTCATCCTCGTGGTCTCGGGACCCACGGTGGTGGGGCCCCTGCTCGAATACGTCCGGCCATCCGAGCGGGTGCGCCGTGTCCTCGTTTGGGAAGGTACCCTCGTCGACCCGGTCGGAGGCATCCTCGGGGCGCTGGTGTTCCACTCGATCCTGGTCGGTGGCTTCCGGGTCGGAAGAGGCTTCCATATCGGAGAGTTCTTCCTCAGTACTCTCGTCGGACTGGTCGGAGGAGCGGTCGGGGCAGCGCTGCTCTGGTTCGCGCTCGGGACCCTGCGACTCGGCGAGACTCTTGGCACACTGGTCCAACTGGCGGTCGTGGTAGGGGTGTCGGCGGTCTGCGACGTGCTGCGGGACGACACGGGACTGATCGCCGCCATCGTGGCCGGGCTCGCGGTCGCCAACCTCCGCGGGCTCGACATGCCCGCCCGGCGCCCCTTCTTCGAGACGCTGGTCCAGCTGATCATCGGCCTGCTGTTCATCTCCATCTCGGCGTCCGTCACACCGGCTTCAGTACGGCCGGTGCTGCTGCCCGCCCTCTGCCTGGTCGCACTGCTGGTACTGGTGGTACGCCCGCTCGTCGCGTTCCTGTCCACCTCACGGGTCGGGCTGGCCGGTGGTGAACGGGCGTTCATCGGCTGGATGGCACCACGCGGAATCGTCGCCGCCTCAACGGCATCGGCCTTCGCCGGCAGCCTGGACGAGGCGGGACTGCACGGCTCGGATGTGATCCTCCCCGTCACATTCCTGGTGATCGTCGGCACCGTCCTGGTGTACGCGTTCACCGCGGTGCCCGTGGCCGGCCGACTCGGTGTCTCGCGGTCCGCCAGAACCCGCCCGCTGCTGGTGGGTGGCGAATCCTGGGCGGTCGCGCTGGGCAGCTGTCTGCGGTCGGCCGGGCTCGACGTACTGATGTGGGCGGGCCCCGAAGAGCAGCGGGAGCGCATCCGCAGCGCCGGGCTCGCCCTCGCCGCGGGCGAACTGCTGGCCACCGCCACGGCACCAGGATCCCGACTGGAGGGCATCAGCGCGGTGTTCCTGCTGACCGACGACGACGACTTCAACGCCCTGGTCTCGGTCCTGGTCCAGGACAGCGTGGAGGAGACGGTGCACCGCGTCGGTCCACCGGACGACAGCACCGGCGCTGTGGCCCCGTATACCGACCGCGACGTCCTCTTCGGACCCCGGCTCATGCGCCGCACCGTCGCCGAACGCTACGAGCGAGGCGGGCGCTTCGTGCTGGCCGGGCCGGGCGGCGAGGTGCCCGCGGACCACGACCTGCTGTTCGTGGTCCGTGCCAACGGCCGACTGGACCCGGCCACCGCGACACATCCGGTGCGCCCGGGCCCGTTTGACAGGACGGTGCTGCTGAGCCCCGGCCCTTGA
- a CDS encoding MmgE/PrpD family protein, whose protein sequence is MHATTPHPGRGSAASDPTGPTGRLATWLATTTLDEVPEPVRERARHLLLDGVGCALVGARLPTSKVAVEALTALDGTGDAAIIGWGGLTAGPLTATMLNSGFIQGFELDDYHPFGPLHSNALILPPLLATAARHPDLTGARFLLAAILGYEVGPRVGMALHGSDIMIRGWHSGTVFGGPAAAAAVGCLYELDAAAFEDALGMACTQAGGLMSVQFESMVKRMHHGFTARNGLVAAALAAQGYIGIKRVFERDYGGFLSTFGQGQDPAPDPACLTADLGDVWETTRIAVKPYAACGGMHAAMDAALRLRDEHRIDPSEINGIRIDLAQGMYEKCGWTASRPLEPIGAQMNLAYGVAVVLLDGAGLPEQFTAERASRDDVWRLMARTGTHHDPAYDKGLDRQLATRVRITLDDGTVHEAEVVHPRGVGENQLTNAEIVDKYRALTRPVIDPARAAALEETVLGLDGLPGVTPLIELLRPGVAEAGL, encoded by the coding sequence ATGCACGCCACCACACCTCACCCCGGCCGGGGTTCCGCCGCAAGTGATCCCACCGGCCCGACCGGACGGCTGGCGACATGGCTTGCCACCACCACGCTGGACGAGGTGCCCGAGCCGGTGCGGGAGCGGGCCAGGCATCTGCTGCTTGACGGGGTCGGCTGCGCGCTGGTGGGTGCGCGGCTGCCGACTTCGAAAGTCGCTGTCGAGGCGCTCACCGCCCTGGACGGCACGGGTGACGCCGCGATCATCGGCTGGGGCGGCCTCACCGCCGGTCCGTTGACGGCGACGATGCTCAACTCCGGCTTCATCCAGGGGTTCGAACTCGACGACTACCATCCGTTCGGCCCCCTGCACAGCAACGCCCTGATCCTGCCGCCGCTGCTGGCCACCGCGGCCCGACACCCGGACCTGACCGGCGCACGGTTCCTGCTCGCGGCGATCCTGGGCTACGAGGTCGGCCCGCGGGTGGGAATGGCCCTGCACGGATCGGACATCATGATCCGCGGCTGGCACTCGGGCACGGTCTTCGGGGGGCCGGCGGCAGCCGCCGCGGTCGGCTGCCTTTACGAACTGGACGCCGCCGCGTTCGAGGACGCACTCGGAATGGCCTGCACCCAGGCCGGCGGCCTCATGTCGGTGCAGTTCGAGTCCATGGTCAAGCGCATGCACCACGGCTTCACGGCCCGCAACGGACTGGTCGCCGCCGCCCTGGCCGCGCAGGGCTACATCGGCATCAAGCGGGTCTTCGAACGCGACTACGGCGGCTTCCTCTCCACCTTCGGCCAGGGCCAGGACCCCGCGCCCGACCCCGCATGCCTCACCGCTGATCTGGGCGACGTCTGGGAGACGACCCGTATCGCAGTCAAGCCGTACGCCGCCTGCGGCGGTATGCACGCCGCGATGGACGCCGCGCTTCGCCTGCGCGACGAGCACCGCATCGACCCGTCCGAGATCAACGGGATCAGGATCGACCTCGCTCAGGGCATGTACGAGAAATGCGGCTGGACGGCGAGCCGCCCTCTGGAGCCGATCGGTGCCCAGATGAACCTCGCTTATGGAGTGGCCGTGGTGCTGCTCGACGGGGCCGGTCTGCCGGAGCAGTTCACCGCCGAGAGAGCCTCCCGCGACGATGTGTGGCGGCTGATGGCGCGGACGGGGACCCATCACGACCCCGCCTACGACAAGGGGCTGGACCGACAACTCGCCACCCGGGTGAGGATCACCCTGGACGACGGCACCGTCCACGAGGCCGAGGTGGTCCACCCTCGTGGCGTCGGTGAGAACCAGCTGACCAACGCCGAGATCGTCGACAAGTACCGCGCCCTGACCCGACCGGTGATCGACCCGGCGCGCGCCGCGGCGCTGGAGGAGACGGTACTCGGCCTCGACGGCCTGCCCGGTGTCACTCCGCTGATCGAACTGCTCCGGCCGGGTGTGGCCGAAGCCGGACTCTGA
- a CDS encoding glycoside hydrolase family 15 protein, translating into MGDYPLIEDHGLIGDLQTAALVTTNGTIDWYCTPRFDSPSIFGALLDNEKGGHFKVTPTDTTYSTKQLYLPDTAILVTRFMTEGGAGEVIDFMPVTGTSATDRHRLVRLLRCVRGSLTFDVDIAPRFDYGRKPHKLHFTEKGAVFAAEGMELTVHAVREPEDVRLVPVFIGDDQDLHFKLTLQAGQERGVVIETFADGPPRHITHNEFVDLFEDTVQFWRTWLRQSRYSGRWREAVERSAVTLKLMTYAPSGALVAAPTAGLPEQLGGERNWDYRFTWIRDASFSVYALLGLGFTEEAAAFIGWLRDRVHEQAVRPDSSDPLNIMYRVDGSSDLVEETLDHWEGYAGSNPVRIGNGAATQLQLDIYGEALDSIFFAHERGIQLDHRGWTSLRTLVDWLSDNWDQPEEGMWETRGGRKDFTYGRVMSWVAFDRALRLAVASGRPASLARWSTERDKLYEQVMARGWDPGRGAFVQQYGSDVLDSSLLRMSTVGFITPDDPMWTSTLDAMDRELVNDSLVYRYNPEASPDGLSGSEGTFSLCTFTYVDALARAGRLNQSRLVLEKMLTYANHLGLYSEEIDLTGRQLGNFPQAFTHLAFIDTALTLDKELNRREADGVPISGKGAGSFL; encoded by the coding sequence ATGGGCGACTACCCCCTGATCGAGGACCACGGTCTGATCGGTGACCTCCAGACGGCAGCACTGGTCACCACCAACGGAACCATCGACTGGTACTGCACTCCGCGGTTCGATTCGCCCAGCATCTTCGGGGCACTGCTGGACAACGAGAAGGGCGGGCACTTCAAGGTCACCCCGACCGACACGACGTACTCCACAAAGCAGCTGTACCTGCCGGACACCGCGATCCTCGTCACCCGCTTCATGACCGAGGGCGGCGCGGGCGAGGTCATCGACTTCATGCCCGTGACCGGGACGTCGGCCACCGACCGGCACCGCCTCGTACGCCTGCTGCGCTGCGTACGGGGGAGCCTCACTTTCGACGTGGACATCGCCCCCCGCTTCGACTACGGCCGCAAGCCGCACAAGCTGCACTTCACCGAGAAGGGCGCCGTGTTCGCGGCCGAGGGGATGGAACTGACGGTGCACGCGGTGCGTGAGCCCGAGGACGTACGACTGGTGCCCGTCTTCATCGGCGACGACCAGGACCTGCACTTCAAACTGACCCTCCAGGCGGGGCAGGAGCGGGGCGTGGTCATCGAGACCTTCGCCGACGGGCCGCCACGGCACATCACCCACAACGAGTTCGTGGACCTGTTCGAGGACACCGTCCAGTTCTGGCGCACCTGGCTGCGCCAGTCCCGCTACTCCGGCCGCTGGCGGGAGGCGGTGGAACGCTCGGCCGTGACACTGAAGCTCATGACCTACGCCCCGAGCGGCGCCCTGGTGGCGGCCCCCACCGCCGGGCTGCCCGAGCAGTTGGGCGGGGAGCGAAACTGGGACTACCGCTTCACCTGGATCCGCGACGCCTCTTTCTCCGTCTACGCCCTGCTGGGTCTGGGTTTCACAGAGGAGGCCGCGGCGTTCATCGGCTGGCTGCGCGACCGCGTGCACGAACAGGCGGTACGACCTGACTCCTCGGACCCGTTGAACATCATGTACCGGGTCGACGGATCCTCCGACCTGGTCGAGGAGACACTCGACCACTGGGAGGGCTACGCGGGATCCAATCCGGTGCGTATCGGCAACGGGGCGGCCACCCAGCTCCAGCTCGACATCTACGGCGAGGCGCTGGACAGCATCTTCTTCGCCCATGAGCGGGGCATCCAACTCGACCACCGCGGCTGGACCTCCCTGCGCACCCTCGTCGACTGGCTCAGCGACAACTGGGACCAGCCCGAGGAGGGCATGTGGGAGACCAGGGGCGGACGCAAGGACTTCACCTACGGGCGTGTGATGTCCTGGGTCGCCTTCGACCGGGCCCTTCGACTCGCGGTCGCGAGCGGACGTCCGGCCTCGCTGGCACGCTGGAGCACGGAGCGCGACAAACTCTACGAGCAGGTCATGGCCCGGGGCTGGGATCCCGGACGCGGAGCGTTCGTCCAGCAGTACGGCAGCGATGTCCTCGACTCGTCACTGCTGCGGATGTCCACGGTCGGGTTCATCACCCCGGACGATCCGATGTGGACCTCCACACTCGACGCCATGGATCGCGAACTCGTCAACGACAGCCTGGTCTACCGCTACAACCCGGAGGCATCACCCGACGGACTGAGCGGCTCCGAAGGCACCTTCTCGCTCTGCACGTTCACCTATGTGGACGCGCTGGCGCGGGCGGGTCGGCTGAACCAGTCCAGGCTCGTGCTGGAGAAGATGCTGACGTACGCGAACCACCTGGGACTGTACTCCGAGGAGATCGACCTGACGGGTCGGCAACTCGGCAATTTCCCGCAGGCGTTCACGCATCTGGCGTTCATCGACACAGCGCTGACCCTGGACAAGGAGCTCAACCGCAGGGAGGCGGACGGGGTGCCGATCTCGGGTAAAGGCGCGGGGTCGTTCCTCTGA